The following coding sequences are from one Paenibacillus sp. FSL R5-0912 window:
- the pnpS gene encoding two-component system histidine kinase PnpS produces MKPFRVRLTFILMALIGISMTGAGLTMAQLFKDSHISVLEENMSREINLLSGTFTFKDMHGPDAMDYYTDQARTISTLTGSRITFITKEGRVIGDSERNPLEMDNHSTREEELLAAKEGIGRAIRYSDTLDQEMLYVAGAVVSDQGFDGYIRLSMGLDAVTEGLNRAWMIMAGGLVLLFMAATFVSYKVASSMTSPLEQITRVARRITDLDYDARVPMKRKDEVGQLATAINAMADSLQAQLKTIRDNEDLLQSVLDNMTGGIVMINAEGEIALLNRAAERLLDVKNSEMTGHSYKEIKHHYELTRLIEEGVSRNEPVHEERIIYNPVERIVRLDGVPMIQDGSTRGMLFLLQEVTEIRRLEKMRSEFVANVSHELKTPVAAVKGFAETLLGGGVTDEKTARSFLQIIYDENERLNRLIGDILELSKIESKRVQLDCSPVHLIEFFDSVLETLSKVAEKKKITLSSDVPAELFIEGDEDKLRQIFMNLLSNAINYTQDGGNVRVTVANVQKADGTESVRFTVSDTGMGIPRKDLPRIFERFYRVDKARSRSSGGTGLGLSIVKHLVELHRGSITVESDLGIGSSFILELPLLQEENE; encoded by the coding sequence ATGAAACCGTTCCGCGTTAGGCTTACATTCATACTCATGGCCCTGATCGGGATCTCCATGACCGGGGCTGGCCTTACAATGGCCCAACTGTTTAAGGACTCACATATTTCCGTACTGGAAGAAAACATGTCCCGGGAAATAAATCTGCTCTCCGGCACATTTACGTTCAAGGATATGCACGGTCCGGACGCCATGGATTATTATACAGACCAGGCCCGGACGATATCCACACTGACAGGTTCGCGCATCACCTTCATTACGAAGGAAGGCCGGGTAATTGGTGATTCGGAACGCAATCCGCTGGAAATGGACAACCACTCCACCCGGGAAGAGGAACTGCTCGCCGCGAAAGAGGGGATTGGCCGGGCAATCCGCTACAGTGATACGCTGGACCAGGAAATGCTCTATGTAGCAGGTGCGGTAGTTTCTGACCAGGGCTTTGACGGATATATCCGGCTCTCCATGGGGCTGGATGCGGTGACGGAAGGACTGAACCGGGCGTGGATGATTATGGCCGGAGGACTCGTGCTGCTGTTTATGGCAGCCACTTTTGTGAGCTATAAAGTAGCCTCCAGCATGACCTCACCCCTAGAGCAGATTACCAGAGTAGCGCGGCGTATCACCGATCTGGATTACGATGCCCGTGTGCCGATGAAGCGCAAGGACGAGGTCGGTCAGCTGGCGACAGCGATCAACGCGATGGCGGACAGTCTCCAGGCCCAGCTGAAGACCATCCGCGACAACGAGGATCTGCTGCAAAGCGTACTCGATAACATGACCGGCGGGATCGTGATGATTAACGCTGAGGGGGAGATAGCCCTGCTCAACCGTGCGGCAGAACGGCTCCTTGATGTGAAGAACAGCGAGATGACCGGGCATTCCTACAAAGAGATCAAACATCATTATGAGCTGACCCGGCTGATTGAAGAAGGCGTATCCCGTAATGAACCGGTCCATGAAGAGCGTATTATCTATAATCCGGTGGAGCGGATTGTACGCCTGGACGGAGTGCCGATGATTCAGGACGGTTCCACCCGGGGAATGCTGTTCCTGCTGCAGGAGGTTACGGAAATCCGCCGTCTGGAGAAAATGCGCAGCGAATTCGTCGCGAATGTCTCCCATGAGCTGAAGACCCCGGTAGCTGCGGTAAAAGGCTTCGCCGAAACCCTGCTCGGCGGGGGTGTTACGGATGAGAAGACGGCACGTTCGTTCCTGCAGATTATTTATGATGAGAATGAACGGCTGAACCGCCTGATTGGAGATATTCTGGAATTGTCCAAAATTGAATCCAAACGCGTCCAGCTAGACTGCTCGCCGGTTCATTTGATCGAGTTCTTCGATTCTGTGCTGGAAACACTCAGCAAGGTGGCGGAGAAAAAGAAGATCACCCTGAGCTCGGATGTACCTGCTGAGCTGTTTATCGAGGGAGATGAAGACAAGCTGCGTCAGATCTTCATGAATCTGCTCTCGAATGCGATCAACTACACGCAGGACGGGGGAAATGTAAGGGTCACCGTAGCCAATGTTCAAAAGGCAGACGGAACGGAGAGTGTGCGCTTTACCGTGAGCGATACGGGCATGGGGATTCCGCGCAAGGATCTGCCGCGGATCTTCGAGCGTTTCTACCGGGTGGACAAAGCCCGCTCCAGAAGCTCCGGCGGAACCGGCCTGGGCTTGTCCATCGTGAAGCATCTGGTAGAGCTGCACAGGGGATCAATTACGGTAGAGAGCGATCTGGGCATCGGCAGCTCTTTTATCCTGGAATTACCGCTGCTGCAGGAAGAGAACGAGTAA
- a CDS encoding response regulator transcription factor — protein MAQRLLVIEDEPTLARLLSYNLTQEGYEVTVEDHGTAGYDRATREPFDLIVLDLMLPGMNGIDILDKLRGQGIRTPVIVLTAKNAEEDVVRGLKSGADDYITKPFGVSELLARVSAVLRRISGLAEEAPPETAVSASTIILGQLEIYPERYEVSLGGQSINLRPKEFEVLLYLARKPGVVLTRDDLMNAVWGFDYIGGQRTVDVHVSSLRKKLELDPESVHIDSIRGVGYKLVVNKKRTPVI, from the coding sequence ATGGCACAACGATTGCTTGTCATTGAAGACGAACCGACACTAGCCCGGCTGCTGTCTTATAATTTGACACAGGAAGGCTATGAAGTGACGGTGGAGGATCATGGAACGGCAGGATATGACCGTGCGACTAGAGAACCTTTTGATTTAATCGTACTGGATCTTATGCTGCCCGGCATGAACGGCATTGACATTCTGGATAAATTGCGTGGACAGGGCATACGTACACCGGTCATTGTGCTGACGGCCAAGAATGCCGAAGAGGATGTAGTCCGGGGCCTGAAATCCGGGGCCGATGATTACATAACCAAGCCGTTTGGAGTCTCCGAATTACTGGCCCGTGTCAGCGCGGTTCTGCGCCGGATATCGGGGCTTGCCGAGGAAGCCCCCCCGGAAACGGCGGTATCCGCTTCGACCATTATCCTGGGACAGCTGGAAATCTACCCGGAACGTTATGAAGTTTCGCTGGGTGGACAGAGTATTAATCTGCGTCCCAAGGAGTTTGAAGTCCTGCTGTATCTGGCCCGGAAGCCGGGTGTGGTTCTGACGCGTGATGATCTGATGAATGCGGTCTGGGGTTTCGATTATATCGGCGGCCAGCGTACTGTAGATGTTCATGTCAGCTCGCTGCGCAAGAAGCTTGAGCTTGATCCAGAATCCGTGCATATTGATTCCATCCGCGGCGTAGGCTATAAGCTGGTCGTGAACAAGAAGAGAACACCAGTCATTTGA
- the pstB gene encoding phosphate ABC transporter ATP-binding protein PstB codes for MKSIIDIEKLDLYYESFHALKNVDLQIPEKQVTAFIGPSGCGKSTLLRTLNRMNDMIPGTRIEGTVNIGGKNIYSDEIEVESLRKQVGMVFQQPNPFPKSIYDNVAYGPRLHGVKGKAELDVIVEQSLRQSALWEEVKDFLKKSALSLSGGQQQRLCIARALAVQPDILLMDEATSALDPVSTLKIEELVQELRDKYTIVMVTHNMHQAARVSGRTVFFLNGVIVEAQDTELLFSNPKDSRTEDYISGRFG; via the coding sequence ATGAAATCCATCATTGACATAGAGAAACTTGATCTCTACTATGAGTCATTTCACGCGCTGAAGAATGTGGATCTGCAAATTCCGGAGAAACAGGTTACCGCTTTTATCGGTCCTTCCGGCTGCGGAAAGTCCACGCTGCTGCGTACCCTAAACCGAATGAACGACATGATTCCCGGAACGCGTATTGAAGGAACAGTAAACATCGGCGGTAAAAATATTTACAGCGACGAGATTGAAGTGGAAAGCCTGCGCAAGCAGGTAGGGATGGTGTTCCAGCAGCCCAATCCTTTTCCCAAGTCGATTTATGACAATGTAGCTTATGGTCCGCGCCTCCATGGGGTGAAGGGCAAAGCCGAGCTTGATGTCATTGTGGAGCAAAGCCTGCGCCAATCCGCACTCTGGGAGGAAGTGAAGGATTTCCTCAAGAAGTCTGCCCTCAGCTTGTCCGGTGGCCAGCAGCAGCGTCTCTGCATCGCCAGAGCCCTTGCCGTACAGCCGGATATTCTGCTGATGGACGAGGCCACCTCTGCACTTGATCCGGTGTCCACGCTGAAGATTGAGGAGCTGGTACAGGAGCTGCGGGATAAGTATACGATTGTAATGGTCACGCATAATATGCATCAGGCCGCCCGGGTGTCGGGGCGCACTGTATTTTTCCTGAACGGAGTTATCGTGGAGGCTCAGGATACGGAATTACTGTTCTCGAATCCCAAAGACTCCCGCACAGAAGATTATATATCCGGACGCTTCGGTTAA
- the phoU gene encoding phosphate signaling complex protein PhoU yields MIRRKEFDKDLEELRNLLEQMGEHVTDALEGAVLALQNLDTVRAQEIVKNDLRLNAMEDRIMEIGSRLIITQQPVAKDLRRIIVAFKISSDLERMGDLALDVAKVTMRIQGQQLIKPLVDIPRMAEIVTVMISEAIQSYLDENTDLAYKMAQDDDQVDGLYSAMINELYTYMVQKPESVNQAMLLTLVGRYIERIADHATNIGESVVYLVTGKRPDLNQ; encoded by the coding sequence ATGATTCGCAGAAAAGAATTCGATAAAGATCTGGAAGAGCTGCGCAATCTGCTGGAGCAGATGGGCGAGCATGTTACGGATGCGCTGGAAGGTGCAGTACTCGCTTTGCAGAATCTGGACACCGTGCGGGCACAGGAAATTGTTAAGAACGATTTACGGCTGAATGCGATGGAAGACCGGATTATGGAGATCGGCTCACGGCTGATCATCACCCAGCAGCCGGTAGCCAAGGACCTGCGCCGCATTATTGTAGCCTTCAAAATCTCCAGTGACCTCGAACGTATGGGGGATCTGGCACTGGATGTGGCTAAGGTAACGATGCGGATCCAGGGGCAGCAGCTGATTAAACCGCTTGTGGATATTCCGCGGATGGCCGAGATTGTTACGGTAATGATCTCAGAGGCAATTCAGTCCTATTTGGATGAGAATACGGATCTGGCCTACAAAATGGCCCAGGACGACGATCAGGTCGACGGGCTGTATAGTGCAATGATTAATGAACTGTACACTTACATGGTTCAGAAGCCTGAGTCGGTTAATCAGGCTATGCTGCTTACGCTGGTTGGCCGCTATATTGAGCGTATCGCGGATCATGCGACCAACATTGGCGAGAGCGTAGTTTATCTTGTAACGGGCAAACGTCCGGACCTGAATCAATAA